A single genomic interval of bacterium harbors:
- a CDS encoding tetratricopeptide repeat protein: MPELEIEALLESTKLWLDMKKYKEAIQDANQVLKLCARTGFKLYEPEAELALAKLHLAQGNPEQAEPLAQSAYEKAKNMHYRIIETEADNFLREIV, encoded by the coding sequence ATGCCAGAGCTTGAAATTGAAGCATTGCTTGAATCTACCAAGTTGTGGTTGGATATGAAAAAATATAAAGAGGCTATCCAAGATGCAAACCAAGTCCTTAAGCTATGTGCTCGCACAGGCTTTAAGCTCTACGAACCCGAGGCAGAGCTTGCCTTAGCCAAGCTACATTTAGCTCAAGGAAACCCAGAACAAGCAGAACCCCTTGCCCAATCTGCCTATGAAAAAGCAAAGAATATGCACTACCGCATAATAGAAACCGAAGCAGATAATTTTCTACGGGAGATAGTATAA
- a CDS encoding ATP-binding protein, with amino-acid sequence MERELLKEIILEQQEVIKNKEIGIERQDLSKIKEYIPLLHTILISGMRRVGKSTLLAQIIDRFYKGNIYYLNFEDERLINFEPEDFNHLYESFVELFGKQKAFFLDEVQNVKGWEMFVRRMSEAGFKFFITGSNASLLSKEIGTKLTGRYLTCELYPFSFKEFLKLKGYLLTKNALSLTAKRAEIKGLFNEYLKEGGMPEYLKFRNPEILKKVYDDILYRDIVARYDIKETKSLRELALYFLSNPGSLFSHNKLKKALGLGSVNTIKAYTEYLENSFMIFVANIFSYSLKQQFIAPKKAYCIDNRLADCISFKFSKNRGKFLENLVVTELRRRGKELYYYKTRKGLEVDILIRKGEGVEGLIQVTQSLSDVTVRQRELKSLTAAMEELGLQKGLILTQDEEEKIKLSDKVINVKPVYKWLLTV; translated from the coding sequence ATGGAAAGGGAGCTATTAAAAGAGATAATATTGGAACAACAAGAGGTTATAAAGAATAAGGAGATAGGGATAGAGCGCCAAGATTTATCCAAGATCAAGGAGTATATACCCCTCCTCCACACCATTCTCATCTCCGGGATGAGGCGGGTAGGAAAGTCAACCTTACTTGCCCAGATTATCGATAGGTTCTATAAGGGCAATATCTATTACCTTAACTTTGAAGACGAGAGATTGATCAATTTTGAGCCTGAGGACTTTAACCATCTCTATGAATCATTTGTGGAGCTGTTTGGTAAGCAGAAGGCCTTCTTCCTTGATGAGGTCCAAAATGTCAAAGGCTGGGAGATGTTTGTTAGAAGGATGTCAGAGGCAGGATTCAAGTTCTTTATCACAGGTTCAAATGCCTCACTATTAAGCAAGGAAATAGGAACCAAGCTCACTGGAAGGTATCTTACCTGTGAACTCTACCCATTCTCGTTCAAGGAATTCCTCAAGTTAAAGGGATATCTCCTCACAAAAAATGCACTCTCTTTGACTGCAAAACGGGCAGAGATAAAGGGATTGTTTAATGAGTATCTAAAAGAGGGTGGTATGCCTGAGTATCTCAAGTTTAGAAACCCTGAGATATTGAAGAAGGTCTATGACGATATACTATACCGTGATATAGTGGCCAGATATGATATTAAGGAGACAAAATCCTTGAGAGAATTGGCTCTCTATTTTTTGAGCAACCCAGGAAGCCTCTTTTCTCACAATAAGTTGAAGAAGGCATTAGGGTTGGGTAGTGTAAATACAATAAAGGCCTATACCGAGTATCTTGAGAACTCATTTATGATATTTGTTGCCAACATCTTCTCCTATTCGCTGAAACAGCAGTTTATTGCTCCCAAAAAGGCCTATTGTATAGATAATAGATTGGCTGATTGTATATCCTTTAAATTCTCAAAAAATAGGGGAAAGTTCCTGGAAAACTTAGTAGTTACAGAACTAAGAAGGAGGGGAAAGGAGCTCTATTACTATAAGACAAGAAAGGGGCTTGAGGTTGACATCCTGATAAGAAAAGGAGAAGGGGTTGAAGGATTGATCCAGGTGACCCAGAGTCTATCAGATGTAACAGTGAGACAGAGAGAACTGAAATCTCTCACCGCTGCTATGGAGGAGCTTGGACTTCAAAAAGGGCTAATCCTTACTCAAGACGAGGAAGAAAAGATCAAACTTTCTGACAAGGTGATAAATGTAAAGCCAGTATATAAATGGCTGCTGACAGTCTGA
- a CDS encoding tetratricopeptide repeat protein, giving the protein MSEILISRFHPAIEEASALESIFVGKERKDYVEEILKELEEEITSDRYLQSRFFYGPAGIGKTFLLSIIFHRIKKNSTLSKNYFPVLLPEELFGVRNVAEIILRVLETIVTPQGRIISDEENKKIQRYVEDKISWVKEAKSKEQRFNRGKSVLYEIKERFGKRTIIMIENLDRLVPSFKKEELNNLLSILPRSKSLKILATAATFIRDMGKIGSPIYGYFKKNELTRLTNEECFELISRIQEFYAREYPKLTQYFRSPEGKRRIRIFQAISYLSGGLPRMIFPLFEIALAECERESDGKGAKERWQSSLGFMQEMFEKLTLIYREALWALPTSQREIIEIFAQSQTSLQPKEIENLTHLSSKEVSTYILRLIERGWLRNVTETMGKKRFYILSEPLFPIWYRWRRGGSPEERWLFVIYLLAYMFTEEELRYKESVSEEMKGIYLQAISLKPEIESIITQRARFIEAPIEKGITKPDIEIWLDKADASFKLGRYEEALKAYDYAIKLKPDFAEAWYNKGVFLGNLGRYEEELKAYDYAIKLKPDFAEAWYNKGLTLIYSIKPLLLEKNYGLVKERIEVIKAMLSSDRLSTGKIEEDFISFLRELFREGLYKEMEILKGIFLELKWESYLERFSPLWTASKMGEYLDNDKPLEALKILERLDAVNRKAIERVLEIKYGKDWFKEAKEKMRSLSNLF; this is encoded by the coding sequence ATGAGTGAAATACTAATTAGCCGATTTCATCCTGCTATTGAGGAAGCCAGTGCTCTGGAGTCTATCTTTGTAGGAAAAGAAAGAAAGGATTATGTTGAGGAGATACTCAAAGAATTAGAAGAAGAAATTACCTCAGATAGATACCTTCAGTCCCGCTTTTTCTATGGCCCCGCAGGTATAGGAAAGACCTTTCTCCTCTCAATAATCTTCCATAGAATCAAAAAAAACTCCACCCTCTCTAAAAATTACTTTCCCGTCTTACTTCCTGAAGAACTCTTTGGAGTCCGAAATGTAGCCGAGATAATCTTAAGGGTTCTTGAGACAATTGTTACACCCCAGGGAAGAATTATCTCTGATGAAGAAAATAAGAAAATCCAGCGCTATGTTGAAGATAAGATTAGCTGGGTTAAAGAGGCAAAAAGCAAAGAGCAGAGGTTTAATCGAGGCAAAAGTGTGCTTTACGAAATAAAAGAAAGATTTGGGAAGAGAACAATAATAATGATAGAGAACCTTGATAGATTAGTTCCATCCTTTAAGAAAGAGGAGTTAAATAATCTTCTTTCCATCTTACCCCGTTCAAAGAGTCTTAAGATATTAGCCACAGCCGCAACCTTTATCAGGGATATGGGTAAAATAGGCTCTCCGATCTATGGGTATTTTAAAAAGAATGAACTTACTCGCTTGACTAATGAGGAGTGTTTTGAGTTAATCTCAAGAATACAAGAATTTTATGCCAGAGAATATCCTAAGCTAACCCAATACTTCCGCTCCCCAGAGGGAAAAAGAAGGATAAGGATATTTCAGGCTATCTCTTATCTTTCTGGTGGCTTGCCCAGAATGATCTTCCCCCTCTTTGAGATTGCCCTGGCTGAATGTGAAAGGGAGTCTGATGGAAAAGGGGCAAAAGAAAGATGGCAGTCTTCGCTTGGATTTATGCAGGAGATGTTTGAAAAACTAACCCTAATTTACCGCGAGGCATTATGGGCTCTACCCACAAGTCAAAGAGAGATAATAGAAATCTTTGCCCAATCTCAAACCTCCTTACAACCAAAGGAGATTGAAAACCTGACCCATCTTAGCTCAAAGGAGGTCTCAACCTACATCTTAAGGCTAATAGAGAGGGGTTGGCTAAGGAATGTTACCGAAACTATGGGTAAGAAGAGATTTTATATCCTCTCTGAACCACTCTTTCCTATCTGGTATAGATGGAGAAGGGGTGGCTCTCCAGAAGAAAGATGGCTCTTTGTTATCTATCTACTTGCCTATATGTTCACTGAAGAGGAATTAAGATATAAAGAATCTGTATCTGAAGAGATGAAGGGGATATATCTTCAGGCAATCTCCTTAAAGCCTGAGATTGAGTCTATTATTACTCAGAGAGCCAGATTTATTGAAGCGCCCATAGAAAAGGGTATCACCAAACCTGATATTGAGATATGGCTTGACAAAGCAGATGCATCTTTCAAACTTGGTCGCTATGAAGAGGCACTCAAAGCCTATGATTATGCAATAAAGCTAAAACCTGATTTTGCTGAGGCATGGTATAACAAAGGAGTGTTTCTTGGCAATCTTGGTCGCTATGAAGAGGAACTCAAAGCCTATGATTATGCAATAAAGCTAAAACCTGATTTTGCTGAGGCATGGTATAACAAAGGACTTACCCTTATTTATTCCATAAAGCCTCTACTTTTGGAGAAAAATTATGGTTTGGTAAAGGAGAGAATAGAGGTGATAAAGGCGATGTTATCTTCTGATAGGTTATCTACTGGCAAGATAGAGGAAGACTTTATCTCTTTTCTCAGAGAGTTATTCAGGGAAGGTCTTTATAAAGAAATGGAGATATTGAAAGGGATATTTTTGGAGTTAAAGTGGGAAAGTTATCTTGAAAGATTTAGCCCTCTTTGGACAGCAAGCAAGATGGGAGAATATCTGGATAATGATAAGCCTTTAGAGGCATTAAAAATCCTGGAAAGACTGGATGCAGTAAATAGAAAGGCTATTGAAAGGGTGCTGGAAATTAAATATGGAAAAGACTGGTTTAAAGAGGCGAAGGAAAAGATGAGAAGTCTATCTAATCTTTTTTAG